Proteins encoded in a region of the Metamycoplasma alkalescens genome:
- a CDS encoding 16S rRNA (uracil(1498)-N(3))-methyltransferase — translation MYKFFSQKKIDNYFLLDPELQKHLKVIRIKNEDFLINYQNEFYLCNYLYPNKAIIKKKLAINNELGYQLVVAIPFIKQSHFEIALQKCSELGVTKIIPFISQYTDKSNLELIKKYQRFKKIIFEASQQAFRNQIPSLEAPLSFEEVIKLDFKNKFIAYEKKKENTLCQTNKDTLLIVGPEGGFSQDEINLALNHQVNVVGLTKTILRTETALIYMLAKII, via the coding sequence ATGTACAAATTTTTTAGTCAAAAAAAGATTGATAATTATTTTTTATTAGATCCAGAACTTCAAAAACATCTAAAAGTAATTAGAATTAAAAATGAAGATTTTTTAATTAATTATCAAAATGAATTTTATTTGTGTAATTATTTGTATCCAAATAAGGCAATTATTAAAAAAAAGTTAGCAATTAATAATGAACTTGGATACCAATTAGTTGTTGCCATTCCTTTCATCAAACAAAGTCATTTTGAAATTGCGCTGCAAAAATGTTCAGAGTTAGGTGTGACAAAAATTATTCCGTTTATTTCGCAATATACTGATAAATCAAATTTGGAGTTAATTAAAAAATACCAAAGATTTAAAAAAATTATTTTTGAAGCTTCCCAACAAGCATTTCGTAACCAAATTCCTAGTTTAGAAGCTCCCTTAAGTTTTGAAGAAGTAATTAAATTAGATTTTAAAAATAAGTTTATTGCTTATGAAAAGAAAAAAGAAAATACTCTTTGTCAAACAAACAAAGATACACTTTTAATTGTTGGTCCTGAAGGAGGATTTAGTCAAGATGAAATCAATTTGGCACTAAATCATCAAGTCAATGTCGTGGGATTAACAAAAACAATTTTGCGAACTGAGACAGCACTTATTTACATGTTGGCAAAAATTATTTAA
- the ftsZ gene encoding cell division protein FtsZ yields the protein MLDTENFNSVAKIKVIGVGGGGNNSIQGILDTKIDGLEFIVANTDKQILDRFDKSVTLQLGDKRGIGAGANPEVGKKAAEHSIQEIKEKIKNANLVVITAGMGGGTGTGAAPVIAKAAKEQNSLVIAIVTTPFEFEGIKRNKVAKEGIEELKKYVDSYIIISNDKLGKEYGDINFKDAFSIANNIVKQFIRTVVDIIAVPGLINLDLADLETLIKDAGETIVGIGNASGENAAQRAMINAISSPILESNIEISKAIVYFSSSTNNSINDFQLAINELKKIAGQNIDVIFGVGTSNNDAHEKLGETYVSVIATGNKKNQDENDFHLLENENHKDSYHDEETTQEFLTFPGLFSESKKSYSNQNDFNDEDNDLVHRNFRN from the coding sequence ATGTTGGACACTGAAAATTTTAACTCAGTTGCAAAAATAAAAGTAATTGGAGTTGGAGGTGGGGGTAATAATAGTATTCAAGGTATTTTAGATACAAAAATTGATGGGTTAGAATTTATTGTTGCAAACACTGATAAACAAATTTTAGACAGATTTGATAAATCAGTAACCTTACAATTGGGCGATAAAAGAGGAATTGGTGCTGGTGCAAATCCTGAGGTTGGTAAAAAAGCAGCAGAGCACTCAATTCAAGAAATCAAAGAAAAAATCAAAAATGCAAATTTAGTTGTGATTACTGCAGGGATGGGTGGCGGAACTGGAACGGGAGCTGCGCCTGTGATTGCAAAAGCTGCAAAAGAACAAAATTCATTAGTGATTGCCATCGTCACAACGCCATTTGAATTTGAAGGAATTAAAAGAAATAAAGTTGCAAAAGAAGGCATTGAAGAGCTAAAAAAATATGTTGATTCATATATTATTATTTCCAATGATAAATTAGGAAAAGAATATGGCGACATTAATTTTAAAGATGCTTTTAGTATTGCTAACAACATCGTAAAGCAATTTATTCGAACAGTTGTTGATATTATTGCTGTTCCTGGACTAATCAATCTTGATTTAGCTGATTTAGAAACATTAATTAAGGATGCGGGTGAAACCATTGTTGGAATTGGTAATGCAAGTGGTGAAAATGCCGCTCAAAGAGCAATGATTAATGCAATTAGTAGTCCAATTTTAGAAAGTAATATTGAAATTTCCAAAGCAATTGTTTATTTTTCATCATCAACAAATAATTCAATTAATGATTTTCAACTTGCAATCAATGAATTAAAAAAGATTGCTGGCCAAAATATTGATGTTATTTTTGGCGTTGGCACTTCAAACAATGATGCCCATGAAAAACTTGGTGAAACTTATGTTTCTGTGATTGCAACAGGGAACAAAAAAAACCAAGATGAAAATGATTTTCATTTGCTTGAAAATGAAAATCATAAAGATTCTTATCATGATGAAGAAACAACACAAGAATTTTTGACATTCCCAGGTTTGTTTTCAGAGTCAAAAAAATCATATTCAAACCAAAATGATTTTAATGATGAGGATAATGATTTAGTGCATAGAAATTTTAGAAATTAA
- the rsmH gene encoding 16S rRNA (cytosine(1402)-N(4))-methyltransferase RsmH: MIKKHIPVLLHEVIDALEIKKQGIYLDLTLGRAGHSLEILKKIHENGSGLLICFDKDIQAIKESEPKLKKISDSYILIKSDFRYLTNELKKLNIEKVDGILADLGVSSPQLDEISRGFSYSQNTKLDMRMDLDAKLDAYQIINFWDEAQIEQILYDYGDVKFAKAIAKSIIKNRPIQTSFELNEIIKKSLPAKVIREKNPSKAIFQAIRIAVNDELNALDDLLSQIPNLLNVNGKLAIITFHSKEDIKVKKFFQKLSYIDPKLNKLPIQINKNWKQKKFLPSEFEIRNNKRSRSAKLRVITKLG, encoded by the coding sequence ATTATAAAAAAACATATTCCTGTTTTATTGCATGAAGTAATTGATGCATTGGAAATAAAAAAACAAGGAATTTATTTAGATTTAACCCTTGGGCGCGCAGGTCATAGTCTTGAAATACTTAAAAAAATTCATGAAAATGGTTCAGGATTACTAATTTGCTTTGATAAAGACATTCAAGCAATTAAAGAATCAGAACCAAAATTAAAAAAAATCAGTGACTCTTATATCTTAATAAAAAGTGATTTTAGGTATCTAACAAATGAACTAAAAAAACTTAACATTGAAAAAGTTGATGGAATTTTAGCTGATTTGGGTGTATCAAGCCCACAATTAGATGAAATTAGCCGTGGGTTTTCATATTCACAAAACACAAAATTGGATATGCGTATGGATTTGGATGCAAAATTGGATGCTTATCAAATCATCAATTTCTGAGATGAAGCTCAAATTGAACAAATTCTTTATGATTATGGTGATGTAAAATTTGCGAAAGCGATTGCGAAATCAATCATAAAAAACCGTCCGATTCAAACTTCATTTGAATTAAATGAGATTATTAAAAAAAGCCTTCCAGCCAAAGTCATTCGGGAAAAAAACCCTTCGAAAGCAATTTTTCAAGCAATAAGAATTGCTGTTAATGATGAATTGAATGCTTTAGATGATTTATTATCCCAAATTCCTAATTTATTAAATGTAAATGGAAAATTAGCAATTATTACTTTCCATAGTAAGGAAGATATCAAAGTAAAAAAATTCTTTCAAAAACTTAGTTATATTGATCCTAAATTAAACAAACTACCAATTCAAATCAATAAAAACTGAAAACAAAAAAAGTTTTTGCCTTCAGAATTTGAAATTCGAAATAACAAAAGATCACGTAGTGCAAAATTAAGAGTGATCACAAAATTAGGTTAA
- a CDS encoding division/cell wall cluster transcriptional repressor MraZ translates to MFGKYERSLDDKNRIVIPPKILSELGNEFFLTIGFDKQIILRDKKEFEKMKSRLDENNLLNKNLRELSRFIYANTELVSPDKSNRIILPKHLTEKAAIKKNIVIIGLGNVCEIFSKEIYDAKENYFENEESIDDLAQKLFEEGIKL, encoded by the coding sequence ATGTTTGGTAAATATGAAAGAAGTCTTGATGACAAAAATAGAATTGTCATTCCGCCAAAAATCTTATCTGAATTAGGTAATGAATTTTTTTTGACAATCGGGTTTGACAAACAAATAATTCTTAGAGATAAAAAAGAATTTGAAAAAATGAAATCAAGACTTGATGAAAATAACTTACTTAACAAAAATTTAAGAGAATTAAGTCGGTTTATTTATGCCAATACTGAATTAGTTAGTCCGGATAAATCAAATCGAATTATTCTTCCAAAACATTTAACTGAAAAAGCCGCTATCAAAAAAAACATTGTCATCATCGGTTTAGGAAATGTTTGTGAAATCTTTTCTAAGGAAATTTATGATGCAAAAGAAAATTATTTTGAGAATGAAGAAAGTATTGATGATCTAGCACAAAAACTTTTTGAAGAAGGTATTAAATTATAA
- a CDS encoding IS30 family transposase, which yields MNYNKNNKYKHINEVERSYIKFELNRNKSIRSIAKKLDRSPSTIMREIKRNTSLGTYDPMVANIKAKKRHRHKYYFRFLLPNKFDKFTELFKNKYDKKYYGVKATLHEIKKDPNINCPSLRTVYNWINKNLWVIKRKDRLRKWYKKGGKRTTSVIKRLVNSADYVFPIWTRPKKIDLRKEFGHWEADLVLGRKSNGYYNVLTLTERKTRIGFAIKVRSKSGFVINSSLKNLIQDNNLFVKSITIDNGIEFEKIGLLAKWLDIKIYRAEPYASFQRGSNEHWNGILRREFKKGFDFNEITQEELEKIVFKINNMPREILNWLTPLELFKKENSNDFIL from the coding sequence ATGAATTATAACAAAAATAATAAATATAAACACATAAATGAAGTTGAAAGATCTTATATAAAATTTGAGCTTAATCGTAATAAATCAATACGTTCAATTGCAAAAAAATTAGATAGAAGTCCTTCAACAATTATGCGAGAAATAAAAAGAAACACAAGTTTAGGAACTTATGACCCCATGGTAGCAAACATTAAAGCTAAAAAACGTCATAGACATAAATATTATTTTAGATTTTTGTTGCCGAATAAATTTGATAAATTTACAGAATTATTCAAAAATAAATATGACAAAAAATACTATGGTGTGAAAGCTACATTACATGAGATAAAAAAGGATCCAAATATAAATTGTCCTTCATTAAGAACGGTATACAACTGAATAAATAAAAATCTTTGAGTTATCAAAAGAAAAGATAGATTAAGAAAATGATATAAAAAGGGTGGAAAAAGAACTACATCAGTTATAAAAAGATTGGTTAATTCAGCAGATTACGTTTTTCCAATATGAACAAGACCAAAAAAAATTGATTTAAGAAAAGAATTTGGACACTGAGAAGCTGATCTTGTATTGGGTAGAAAATCAAATGGATATTACAATGTTTTAACACTTACAGAAAGAAAAACAAGAATCGGATTCGCAATAAAAGTTCGTTCAAAATCTGGATTTGTAATAAATTCAAGTCTTAAAAATCTAATTCAAGATAACAATTTATTTGTCAAAAGCATAACCATAGATAATGGTATTGAATTTGAAAAAATTGGTTTATTAGCTAAGTGGTTAGACATAAAAATATATCGTGCAGAACCATATGCATCATTCCAACGAGGTAGTAATGAACATTGAAATGGGATTTTAAGAAGAGAATTTAAAAAGGGGTTTGATTTTAATGAAATAACCCAAGAAGAATTAGAAAAAATAGTTTTCAAAATTAACAATATGCCAAGAGAAATATTAAACTGATTAACACCTTTGGAGTTGTTTAAAAAAGAAAATAGTAATGATTTTATATTATAA
- the cas9 gene encoding type II CRISPR RNA-guided endonuclease Cas9 (Cas9, originally named Csn1, is the large, multifunctional signature protein of type II CRISPR/Cas systems. It is well known even to general audiences because its RNA-guided endonuclease activity has made it a popular tool for custom editing of eukaryotic genomes.), whose amino-acid sequence MVYITTLNSWHYQLFSYVREFQWGPGSKHSISPYGISKFDENGNPIGNIWDKTLKKCSLYTNENTISVAYPSYELFNLLNDLANIRSEINRDWKLDLDVKKKLLSSFLEKTIKNKRNADIEFEELEKIFKKDNNLESDSKSIIDGRSVLKKLGLHNKITTLNTMKLLIRIISEFKPNETNWINIDNLFEFLNIFDDICAIIENPKLNDAIYKEFSDLEIIKRLELKQDSEGEFISKILDNLNKKKFDFSKNGNLSRKAINLYLPKMFEKNLNSEELKWKDKDIQKEIEELKSKKELGKKTKYLDPFIFKDEIISPTAKQTFEQSIKVLNRIIKLYSNEYKIEKIVVEIPKTKNDPKTKQNLIKSNQEKGIKQIYEKLELDKDGIKLEEFKEIARKSNALIEKLKLFIQQDGHDLYSPEKIKLPDLLNNISKYEIDHIIPYSMSYDNSILNKVLTLKANNASKGNKTAYEFISQYKPNELKTYLEKCEKLFVKQAFKKSKNKSAFELSKEDATKKYKLLTLEDFNNYDQIEFINRNLNDTRYATKLFVDLLRDHFSDKTLIIGINGHVTNYFRSQFSGKNWEYVLRKNRSLNDHHAIDASILALIANNDQNISRLLTLSDNNWEIKDDNPAVHKYTGENKKNVKNLKVELLKNLIRDKLVNKINEINSKIKYSRKIKILTNGKIFSDNLYSLIKIDAKNGNAIKKIKLMKSKNSDLKKYFDDDLEKRKDSFLVLMAENNPNEFKKLKEIFNIYYCQEKSNKEKPNQEESKKEKSNGNFFVKYMNDLVEKEILDKEIVDNAIATKKVIVLLDDNKNLRYIKTLRILEKAKIPLDYKYIKKYENSSKLAFKDSNLSLLSLVYQIEENDFRSIPINFLSIQFDNKKEKDWLNEDIYKKDGLVKKMKEDLKINANLKPLFVLKKGMILKRKNLDKNNEENYFYISGISKRKIGDTKYAIKYLLKDSKIKDEKQGKVKNNIPELSTTSLLEKFEIINMDELGNEYKFNINK is encoded by the coding sequence TTGGTTTATATAACTACACTTAATTCTTGACATTACCAACTATTTTCATATGTAAGAGAATTTCAATGAGGACCAGGAAGCAAACATAGCATTAGTCCATATGGGATTTCTAAATTCGATGAGAATGGAAATCCAATTGGTAATATTTGGGATAAGACACTTAAAAAATGTAGTTTGTATACTAATGAAAATACAATTTCAGTTGCATACCCATCATATGAACTTTTTAATCTTTTAAATGATTTAGCAAATATTCGTTCAGAAATAAATAGAGATTGAAAATTAGATTTAGATGTTAAAAAGAAATTGTTATCTTCATTTCTTGAAAAGACAATCAAAAACAAAAGAAATGCAGACATTGAATTTGAAGAATTAGAAAAAATATTTAAAAAAGATAATAACTTGGAGTCAGATTCAAAAAGTATAATAGATGGAAGAAGTGTTCTAAAAAAATTAGGATTACATAATAAAATCACAACCTTAAATACAATGAAATTATTAATTAGAATAATTTCAGAGTTTAAACCTAATGAGACTAACTGGATTAATATTGATAATTTGTTTGAATTTCTAAATATTTTTGATGACATATGTGCAATCATTGAAAATCCAAAACTAAACGATGCAATATATAAAGAATTTTCTGATTTAGAAATAATCAAGCGATTGGAATTAAAACAAGATTCTGAAGGCGAATTTATAAGCAAAATCTTGGATAATTTAAATAAGAAGAAATTTGATTTTAGTAAAAATGGAAATCTTTCACGTAAAGCAATAAATCTTTATTTACCAAAAATGTTTGAAAAAAATTTAAATTCAGAAGAACTTAAATGAAAAGATAAAGATATTCAAAAAGAAATTGAAGAATTAAAATCAAAAAAAGAATTGGGTAAAAAAACTAAATATTTAGATCCATTCATTTTTAAGGACGAAATCATTTCTCCAACCGCAAAACAAACATTTGAGCAATCAATTAAAGTTTTGAATCGGATAATAAAATTGTATTCTAATGAATACAAAATTGAAAAAATTGTTGTTGAAATACCCAAAACAAAAAATGATCCAAAAACAAAACAAAATCTTATCAAATCAAACCAAGAAAAAGGCATAAAGCAAATTTATGAGAAGTTAGAGTTAGATAAAGATGGAATAAAATTAGAAGAATTCAAAGAGATAGCAAGAAAATCAAATGCGTTAATTGAAAAATTAAAACTTTTCATTCAGCAAGATGGGCATGATTTATATTCACCAGAAAAAATTAAATTACCTGATCTTTTGAATAATATATCAAAATATGAGATTGATCATATTATTCCTTATTCAATGTCTTATGATAATTCAATTTTAAATAAGGTCTTAACATTAAAAGCAAATAATGCAAGTAAAGGTAATAAGACAGCTTATGAGTTTATATCACAGTACAAACCAAACGAATTAAAGACATATTTAGAAAAATGTGAGAAATTATTTGTAAAACAAGCATTTAAAAAATCAAAAAATAAAAGTGCTTTTGAATTATCAAAAGAAGATGCAACAAAGAAATATAAATTATTAACTTTGGAAGATTTCAATAATTATGATCAAATCGAGTTTATAAATCGGAATTTAAATGACACAAGATATGCCACAAAATTATTTGTAGATTTACTTCGCGATCACTTTTCTGATAAAACTCTAATAATAGGTATAAATGGACATGTGACGAATTATTTTAGATCGCAATTTAGTGGAAAAAATTGAGAATATGTATTAAGAAAAAATAGGTCACTAAATGATCATCATGCAATTGATGCATCAATATTAGCTTTAATTGCCAATAATGATCAAAATATTTCAAGATTACTTACACTATCTGATAATAATTGGGAAATAAAAGACGATAATCCTGCGGTCCATAAATATACAGGTGAAAATAAAAAAAATGTAAAAAACTTAAAAGTTGAATTATTGAAAAATTTAATTAGAGATAAATTAGTCAATAAAATAAACGAAATTAATTCAAAAATAAAATATTCAAGAAAAATAAAAATATTAACAAATGGCAAAATCTTTTCAGATAATTTATATAGTCTAATAAAAATTGATGCTAAAAATGGAAATGCAATCAAAAAAATAAAACTTATGAAATCTAAAAATTCTGATTTAAAGAAATATTTTGATGATGATTTAGAAAAAAGAAAAGATAGTTTTTTAGTGCTAATGGCTGAAAATAATCCTAATGAATTCAAAAAACTTAAAGAAATATTTAATATTTATTATTGTCAAGAAAAGTCTAACAAAGAAAAACCTAATCAAGAAGAGTCTAAAAAAGAAAAGTCTAATGGTAACTTCTTTGTTAAATATATGAATGATCTTGTTGAAAAAGAGATATTAGATAAAGAAATAGTTGACAATGCAATTGCAACGAAAAAAGTTATTGTTTTGTTAGATGACAATAAAAATTTAAGATATATTAAGACACTTAGAATACTGGAAAAAGCTAAAATTCCATTGGATTATAAATATATTAAGAAATATGAAAATAGTAGTAAATTAGCTTTTAAAGATAGCAATTTATCATTATTGTCTTTAGTTTATCAAATAGAAGAAAATGATTTTAGATCAATACCAATCAATTTTTTATCAATTCAATTTGATAATAAGAAAGAAAAGGATTGATTAAATGAAGATATTTATAAAAAAGATGGATTGGTAAAAAAAATGAAGGAAGATCTTAAAATTAATGCCAATTTAAAACCTTTGTTTGTCTTAAAAAAGGGAATGATTTTAAAAAGAAAAAATCTTGATAAAAATAATGAAGAAAATTATTTTTATATTTCTGGAATTTCTAAAAGAAAAATAGGTGATACTAAATATGCAATTAAATATTTATTAAAAGATTCAAAAATTAAAGATGAAAAACAAGGAAAAGTTAAAAACAATATTCCTGAGTTGTCAACAACTTCTCTATTAGAAAAATTTGAAATAATTAATATGGATGAATTAGGAAATGAATATAAATTTAATATTAATAAATAA
- a CDS encoding Mbov_0401 family ICE element transposase-like protein, producing MFLNNKRINNTRIEKQNNLEKNKPTKTYIFDKHPLLKNKYKNIDSSVYQSVIQDFLNGYSYRQNAKKHNISLGSVWSIIRHFKIEKNNLISFKKKLNSNSTNVVYISVDDTYHKFYIKKNVVHKIKFKIINFFMLNQYKKLINKNHFLILDDTSNKITYPVSVLSEKIKKIISYCYGENIKLVVTGDGASWIKTLANKLKAKYILCRFHIFQKLKVIFNNSKELKLMLKKYFNETGIALDRIINKLLRYQKYQDLIKLLKSSLDNLKEYFNLSRWTHLFNFYKYIKNNLNGLIDVPINDNLYFGNVAESFVSHLVKKKIKRYWSIYSINSILLLITKETSGLYIENYIF from the coding sequence ATTTTTTTAAATAATAAACGCATTAATAATACTAGAATTGAGAAACAAAATAATCTAGAAAAAAACAAACCTACTAAAACTTATATCTTTGACAAACATCCACTTCTAAAAAATAAATATAAAAATATTGATTCTTCAGTTTATCAATCAGTTATTCAAGATTTTTTAAATGGATATAGTTATCGTCAAAATGCTAAAAAACATAACATTTCCTTAGGTTCTGTTTGAAGCATCATTAGACATTTCAAAATAGAAAAAAATAATTTAATTTCTTTTAAAAAAAAGTTAAATAGTAATTCAACCAATGTTGTTTATATCTCAGTTGATGATACCTATCATAAGTTTTATATTAAAAAGAATGTTGTTCACAAAATCAAATTCAAAATCATCAATTTTTTTATGTTAAATCAATATAAAAAATTAATTAACAAAAATCACTTTTTAATTCTTGATGATACATCCAACAAAATAACTTATCCAGTTTCAGTTTTATCTGAAAAAATCAAAAAGATAATTTCTTATTGTTATGGTGAAAACATTAAATTAGTTGTAACCGGAGATGGTGCATCTTGAATTAAAACTCTTGCAAACAAATTAAAAGCAAAATATATCCTTTGTAGATTCCATATATTTCAAAAACTTAAAGTTATTTTTAACAACTCAAAAGAATTGAAACTTATGTTAAAAAAGTATTTTAATGAAACAGGAATTGCACTTGATAGAATTATTAATAAATTGTTAAGATATCAAAAATATCAAGATTTAATTAAATTATTAAAATCTTCACTAGATAATTTAAAAGAGTATTTTAATTTATCAAGATGAACTCATCTTTTTAACTTTTATAAATATATAAAGAATAATTTAAATGGTTTAATAGATGTTCCTATTAATGATAATTTGTACTTTGGCAATGTAGCAGAATCCTTTGTCAGTCATCTTGTGAAGAAAAAGATTAAGAGATATTGAAGTATTTATAGTATCAATTCAATTTTGTTATTAATTACAAAAGAAACATCTGGTTTGTATATTGAAAACTATATATTTTAA
- a CDS encoding excisionase codes for MKKENISLKFIKNYYEVLFYWSFVNFKRELQLKNLLELNNFTVKFSNLKLDSIFKVDLIVKKNNIRYFLQLKNKFENLNQEEKQILMHFSNSRNSIPILVIRKGNKYIFWNLIIQEEVKFLE; via the coding sequence ATGAAGAAAGAAAATATAAGTTTAAAGTTTATTAAAAATTATTATGAAGTTCTATTTTATTGAAGTTTTGTGAATTTTAAAAGAGAATTACAACTTAAAAATTTATTAGAATTAAATAATTTTACTGTTAAATTTAGTAATCTAAAATTAGATTCAATTTTTAAAGTCGATTTGATTGTTAAAAAGAATAATATTAGGTATTTTTTACAACTTAAAAATAAATTTGAAAATTTAAACCAAGAAGAAAAGCAAATTTTAATGCATTTTTCAAATTCTAGAAATTCAATTCCTATTTTAGTTATTAGAAAAGGAAATAAATATATTTTTTGAAATTTAATAATTCAAGAAGAAGTTAAATTTCTTGAATAA
- a CDS encoding tyrosine-type recombinase/integrase: MKNFEEKINIFLNTNYKNRITRNSAKTALNRILIIGEINIDKINKIYNLLNLSGSSKNTELAYIRKFINTMSKIENKFYDTSKLISFENDTKPKQIFNSLELSKIENALEKWNNPEFKLIFNLLKYNGCRLGEFFAVDWDNIDKTNYEVQIKAKKHGRYRTIIVPVELRSDFIKFGIQYGYNTVQNLFKKFSIFLKNLYPDWTKPLTAHVLRAQLITNMHMCGLSADKIQVATGHVEISTITNHYIKTSSTYQKQLLELGNMDSINSLEVNKLKEIIMLQNQEILRLKERLNLENEEQTKNANLNGSKNEFKGVVA; encoded by the coding sequence ATGAAAAACTTCGAAGAAAAAATAAATATTTTTTTGAATACAAATTATAAAAACCGAATTACTAGAAACTCTGCAAAAACTGCATTAAACAGAATATTAATTATTGGCGAGATAAACATAGATAAAATTAACAAGATTTATAATTTATTAAATTTGTCTGGATCTAGCAAAAATACAGAGCTTGCATACATTCGCAAATTCATTAATACTATGTCAAAAATAGAAAACAAATTTTATGATACTTCTAAGTTAATAAGCTTTGAAAATGATACCAAACCCAAGCAAATCTTTAATAGCTTAGAATTATCAAAAATTGAAAATGCATTAGAAAAATGAAATAATCCAGAATTTAAACTAATTTTTAATTTATTAAAATATAACGGCTGTAGACTAGGCGAATTTTTTGCTGTTGATTGAGATAACATAGATAAAACAAACTATGAGGTACAAATTAAAGCAAAAAAACATGGTAGATATAGAACTATAATTGTGCCAGTCGAATTAAGAAGTGATTTTATAAAATTTGGAATTCAATATGGCTATAATACAGTTCAAAATCTGTTTAAAAAATTTTCAATTTTTTTGAAAAATTTATATCCTGATTGAACAAAACCACTAACAGCACACGTGCTTAGAGCACAATTAATCACAAACATGCACATGTGTGGATTAAGTGCAGATAAGATTCAAGTCGCAACAGGACATGTTGAAATTAGCACAATTACAAACCATTATATCAAGACTTCAAGCACATACCAAAAACAACTATTAGAACTTGGAAATATGGACTCTATCAACAGTCTTGAAGTAAATAAACTAAAAGAGATTATAATGTTGCAAAATCAAGAAATTTTGCGTTTAAAAGAAAGGTTAAATTTAGAAAATGAAGAACAAACTAAAAATGCCAACTTGAACGGATCTAAAAATGAATTTAAAGGCGTTGTTGCATAA